The Prochlorococcus sp. MIT 1300 genome has a window encoding:
- a CDS encoding heme oxygenase (biliverdin-producing), translating into MSLALARQLREGTKKAHTMAENTGFVSCFLKGVVDKTSYRNLVADLFFVYSAMEEEIGRLTAADHPVISSISFPELNRRESLELDLAFYFGSHWLEAVRPTSAAQSYVDRIHQIASECPELLVGHHYTRYIGDLSGGQILKKIAQKAMNLDEHDGLRFYEFDLIEDEKAFKLKYSATLNNLPIDQQMADSIVEEANKAFQCNMAMFQELEGSLIAAIGKVLYGFLTRNKRLGSTEITNN; encoded by the coding sequence ATGTCTTTAGCCCTAGCCAGGCAACTGAGAGAAGGTACGAAGAAAGCCCACACGATGGCTGAAAATACAGGCTTTGTGAGCTGCTTCCTTAAAGGGGTGGTCGATAAGACCAGTTATCGCAATTTGGTTGCAGATTTGTTTTTCGTTTATTCAGCAATGGAGGAAGAAATTGGGCGATTGACAGCAGCTGATCATCCTGTAATTAGCTCCATTAGTTTTCCTGAGCTCAATCGTCGTGAATCTTTGGAATTGGATTTGGCTTTTTATTTTGGAAGTCATTGGCTAGAGGCTGTCAGGCCAACAAGCGCCGCTCAGTCATATGTAGATCGAATACATCAAATTGCAAGTGAGTGTCCTGAGTTGTTAGTTGGACATCACTACACCAGGTATATCGGGGATCTGTCTGGGGGGCAGATACTTAAGAAGATTGCTCAAAAGGCAATGAATCTTGATGAGCATGATGGTTTGCGTTTTTATGAGTTTGATCTGATAGAAGATGAAAAAGCATTTAAACTTAAATACAGTGCAACTTTGAATAACCTGCCTATTGATCAACAAATGGCTGATTCAATCGTTGAAGAGGCAAACAAGGCTTTCCAATGCAATATGGCTATGTTCCAAGAGCTAGAAGGCAGTCTGATTGCAGCAATTGGAAAAGTTTTGTATGGCTTCCTTACACGTAACAAACGCCTTGGGAGTACTGAAATCACTAACAATTAG
- a CDS encoding (Fe-S)-binding protein: MSQKSRLGEGQTLKTVGNATDPCVHCGFCLPTCASYRVLGTEMDSPRGRIHMLKAIQNEELKLDPTIASHFDTCLGCFACVTACPSGVRYDELIEKTRPKLNKAGLRSPCDNFLRKLLLNILPYPKRLRKLLNVIRLYSGKPIQKIFQKSGFTNLLGPQIASMEALLPELKKNNFIDNFQVINPAQGDYRGRVGLVLGCVQRCFDPEVNQATLEVLQANGFEVLIPHNQGCCGAVTHHQGDLQQTKELASKLVQSFTSSIEPELAKGDKSIDAILIAASGCGHTMKAYGALFNNEIDFKVPVMDVHEFLFSKGLSHSFLASLKPLRHKGGEESSEQNPCEVVYHDACHMIHGQGISYQPRDLLKNIPYLLLKEATEAGVCCGSAGIYNIVRPEEAADLGKIKAADLSKTGAEIVASANIGCTLQLRCHLDSKLTVKHPMELLKDSQGIN; the protein is encoded by the coding sequence ATGAGTCAAAAGTCACGCCTTGGTGAAGGCCAAACTTTAAAAACTGTTGGGAATGCGACAGACCCTTGTGTCCACTGTGGCTTCTGCCTGCCCACGTGTGCAAGCTACAGAGTATTAGGTACCGAAATGGATTCACCAAGAGGCAGAATCCACATGCTCAAAGCGATTCAAAACGAGGAGCTCAAACTAGACCCAACAATCGCTAGTCACTTTGACACTTGCCTGGGGTGCTTCGCATGTGTCACTGCATGTCCCTCTGGCGTGCGATATGACGAACTAATTGAAAAAACTCGACCAAAACTAAATAAAGCAGGACTTCGTAGCCCTTGCGACAACTTTCTTCGGAAACTCCTTCTAAACATATTGCCCTACCCCAAAAGGCTCAGAAAGCTTCTTAATGTGATTCGCCTGTATTCAGGAAAACCAATACAAAAAATATTTCAAAAATCTGGTTTCACAAATTTACTTGGGCCCCAAATAGCCTCAATGGAAGCTCTTCTTCCTGAGCTAAAGAAAAACAACTTTATAGATAACTTTCAAGTAATCAATCCTGCCCAAGGTGATTACAGAGGACGTGTTGGACTAGTTCTAGGTTGTGTCCAAAGATGTTTTGATCCTGAGGTCAACCAAGCGACATTAGAAGTGCTGCAAGCTAATGGGTTCGAAGTTCTTATTCCACATAACCAAGGCTGTTGTGGTGCAGTTACTCATCACCAGGGAGATTTACAACAGACCAAAGAATTAGCCTCAAAGCTAGTTCAAAGCTTCACCTCTAGCATTGAACCTGAGCTAGCTAAAGGTGATAAATCAATAGATGCAATTTTAATTGCAGCTTCAGGGTGTGGCCATACGATGAAGGCTTATGGTGCACTATTTAACAACGAAATCGATTTCAAAGTGCCAGTAATGGACGTTCATGAATTTCTATTTAGCAAAGGTTTATCACACAGTTTTCTTGCAAGTTTAAAACCTCTTAGACATAAGGGTGGGGAGGAATCTAGTGAACAAAATCCATGCGAGGTTGTCTATCACGATGCCTGTCATATGATTCATGGCCAAGGGATAAGCTATCAACCACGTGATCTATTAAAAAACATCCCTTACCTACTTTTGAAGGAAGCGACAGAAGCCGGTGTTTGCTGCGGAAGTGCAGGCATCTATAACATTGTAAGACCAGAAGAAGCCGCCGATTTGGGCAAGATAAAAGCTGCCGACCTCTCTAAAACTGGTGCCGAGATTGTGGCTAGTGCAAATATAGGCTGCACACTGCAACTTAGGTGTCATTTAGATAGTAAATTAACAGTAAAGCATCCTATGGAGCTACTAAAAGATTCACAGGGAATCAATTAG
- a CDS encoding galactose mutarotase yields MALTRKSEPYPHWEYVYPDNGDRLRVVPERGGLVSEWRCNDREMLYFDRSRFLEPWQSIRGGIPILFPICGNLPGNTLPLAEGNTTLPQHGFARDLKWDLSQCDQGNGIQLLLEQNSHSLAVYPFLFTLEISFYLLKNSLEVSILLRNTGDSDMPFNFGLHPYFLVDDLSRTRIEGLSNKCFDHIRSAEDLTNNQLSNLSSGVDFLTRSSSRVTLFDDAAGTALEVHNKEPMDLTVIWTDPPRKMVCIEPWTSPRNSMISGDRKLALAPGEDVNFSCKFLQVT; encoded by the coding sequence ATGGCATTAACAAGAAAATCTGAACCCTATCCACATTGGGAGTATGTATATCCAGACAACGGTGACAGATTGCGTGTAGTCCCTGAACGAGGGGGCCTCGTTAGTGAATGGCGTTGTAATGATCGAGAAATGTTGTACTTTGATCGAAGTAGATTTTTAGAGCCCTGGCAGAGTATTCGTGGGGGCATCCCAATACTTTTTCCAATATGTGGCAATCTCCCTGGCAATACTTTGCCTTTGGCTGAGGGCAACACAACTCTTCCACAACATGGATTTGCAAGAGATTTGAAATGGGATTTATCTCAGTGTGATCAGGGCAATGGTATTCAGTTATTGCTTGAACAGAATAGTCATTCGCTTGCAGTATACCCCTTCCTTTTTACATTAGAGATTAGCTTTTATCTTTTAAAGAACTCGTTAGAAGTATCTATTTTATTAAGAAATACCGGCGATTCGGATATGCCTTTTAATTTCGGATTACATCCATATTTTTTAGTAGATGATCTTTCAAGGACTCGGATCGAAGGGCTTTCGAATAAATGTTTTGATCATATTCGCTCGGCTGAAGATTTAACTAATAATCAATTGTCTAACCTTTCTTCAGGTGTAGATTTCTTAACTCGTTCATCAAGTCGAGTCACTCTCTTTGATGATGCAGCTGGCACTGCTTTAGAAGTACATAACAAAGAGCCTATGGACTTAACAGTTATTTGGACAGATCCACCGCGTAAAATGGTCTGTATAGAACCATGGACTAGTCCTAGGAATTCTATGATTTCTGGAGATAGGAAGTTAGCCCTAGCTCCTGGTGAAGATGTAAACTTTAGCTGTAAGTTTTTACAAGTAACTTAG
- a CDS encoding NADP-dependent isocitrate dehydrogenase translates to MAQFQKLTAPTEGEQIRFEKGQPVVPNNPIIPFIRGDGTGVDIWPATKSVLNAAVAKAYGKHRQIKWFKVYAGDEACDLYGTYQYLPEDTLQAIRTYGVAIKGPLTTPVGGGIRSLNVALRQIFDLYSCVRPCRYYNGTPSPHKRPQDLDVVVYRENTEDIYMGIEWEATDPVGQKLCNLLNSEIIPANGKLGKRQIPMEAGIGIKPVSKHGSQRHIKKAIQHALRLKGHKRHVTLVHKGNIMKYTEGAFRDWGYQLATSEFREFCITERESWILNNVEKNPSISLENNGQMIEPGYESLTQEKKEAICLEVKSVIKSIGNTHGNGKWREMVMVDDRIADSIFQQIQTRPQEYSILATLNLNGDYISDAAAAIVGGLGMAPGANIGDNAAIFEATHGTAPKHAGLDRINPGSVILSGVMMLEFLGWKEAADLITKGLSQSISDQKVTYDLARLMEPKVEPLRCSEFAKAVIDRF, encoded by the coding sequence ATGGCCCAATTCCAAAAGTTAACTGCCCCAACAGAAGGTGAGCAGATCCGATTTGAAAAAGGACAGCCAGTTGTCCCAAACAATCCCATTATTCCCTTTATTAGAGGAGATGGAACAGGTGTTGACATCTGGCCTGCAACAAAAAGCGTATTAAATGCAGCAGTGGCTAAGGCTTATGGAAAACACAGACAAATCAAATGGTTCAAGGTTTACGCAGGGGATGAAGCCTGTGACCTTTATGGAACCTATCAATATCTCCCTGAAGATACATTGCAAGCAATTAGAACTTATGGCGTCGCCATTAAAGGACCTTTAACCACTCCAGTTGGTGGAGGCATTCGCTCACTCAATGTTGCCTTGCGACAAATCTTTGACCTTTACTCTTGCGTGCGACCTTGCCGTTATTACAACGGCACTCCTAGTCCGCACAAACGCCCTCAAGATCTAGATGTAGTTGTCTACAGAGAAAACACTGAGGACATATATATGGGAATTGAGTGGGAAGCCACTGATCCGGTAGGACAAAAGCTTTGCAACCTTCTTAATTCTGAAATTATTCCAGCGAATGGAAAGCTCGGCAAACGACAAATCCCAATGGAAGCAGGAATTGGCATCAAACCAGTCAGTAAACATGGCAGTCAACGACACATCAAAAAGGCTATTCAACATGCATTGCGACTCAAAGGGCATAAACGCCATGTGACACTTGTTCACAAAGGCAATATTATGAAATATACAGAGGGCGCATTTCGTGACTGGGGTTACCAATTAGCCACTAGCGAATTTAGGGAGTTTTGCATTACAGAACGAGAGAGTTGGATACTAAATAATGTCGAGAAGAATCCAAGCATTAGCCTTGAGAATAACGGACAGATGATTGAACCTGGATACGAATCCCTAACACAAGAAAAAAAAGAAGCAATATGCTTAGAAGTTAAAAGTGTAATTAAATCCATAGGAAACACACATGGAAATGGGAAATGGCGTGAAATGGTAATGGTGGATGATCGTATAGCTGATAGCATTTTTCAACAAATACAAACTCGTCCACAGGAATATTCAATACTGGCAACTTTGAATCTTAATGGTGACTATATTTCTGATGCTGCTGCTGCAATTGTGGGAGGGTTGGGAATGGCACCAGGGGCCAATATTGGTGACAATGCTGCCATATTTGAGGCAACCCATGGAACTGCTCCTAAACATGCTGGGCTGGATCGCATTAACCCTGGCTCAGTCATCCTTAGTGGAGTAATGATGCTCGAATTCCTTGGATGGAAAGAAGCTGCTGACCTGATTACTAAAGGACTTAGTCAATCCATCTCAGATCAAAAAGTGACCTACGATCTAGCTCGATTAATGGAACCTAAAGTTGAGCCTTTGAGATGCAGCGAATTCGCAAAAGCGGTTATAGATCGTTTTTGA
- a CDS encoding four-carbon acid sugar kinase family protein: MKIVVLDDDPTGSQTVHGCLLLLSWEVSLLRKGLRDPSPFLFVIANTRALMPEEALSRNRLICNSLKKAMAAEGIKQRDLIFVSRGDSTLRGHGFLEPKVIAEELGPFDATIHVPAFLEGGRTTIDGVHLLNGQPVHNTVFARDRLFGYSTSDLAAWLEEKSNGAIPQQSVVRISLEQLDDASTSSAGQKRLEEWLSKLRDNKHVIVDAEYSHQLDALGTAVRKLMGHKKFLFRSAASLLNGLSKKRSRLLSKEYLRELRARDSSGHPLPGIIMVGSHVSLADAQIRRLLETPNCEGLELSVRDIARCLDQACARDQLLSDLKKQYLDQVIKILDMGKTPVLYTTRGEVVFSSMELRMVFGQKIAEFMGHLAGILAPKIGYLISKGGITTLTLLSQGLELSSVYLEGQILPGLSLVMPSEDKLHNLPVVTFPGNLGGPETLFEAWLLIDSL, encoded by the coding sequence ATGAAGATTGTTGTGCTCGATGATGACCCCACAGGCTCTCAGACTGTTCATGGCTGTTTGCTCTTGTTGAGTTGGGAGGTGAGTCTTCTAAGGAAGGGCTTGAGGGACCCTTCTCCGTTTTTGTTTGTGATTGCAAATACACGGGCTCTGATGCCTGAGGAGGCTTTGAGCAGAAATCGTTTGATTTGTAATTCACTTAAAAAGGCTATGGCTGCGGAGGGGATTAAGCAAAGGGATTTGATTTTTGTAAGTCGAGGCGATTCAACGCTTAGAGGCCATGGTTTTTTGGAGCCCAAGGTCATAGCAGAAGAATTGGGGCCATTCGATGCGACTATCCATGTGCCTGCTTTTTTAGAAGGTGGTCGAACTACTATCGATGGTGTTCATTTATTAAATGGTCAGCCAGTACATAACACAGTTTTTGCTCGTGATCGTCTCTTTGGCTACTCGACTAGTGATTTAGCGGCTTGGTTAGAGGAGAAGAGTAATGGTGCAATTCCTCAACAATCCGTGGTTCGAATATCTCTTGAACAGTTAGATGATGCTTCTACTAGTTCAGCAGGGCAGAAGAGGTTGGAAGAGTGGTTGAGTAAACTGAGAGATAATAAGCATGTAATAGTAGATGCTGAATATTCGCATCAATTGGATGCCTTAGGTACAGCAGTAAGGAAATTGATGGGACATAAGAAGTTTTTATTTCGTTCGGCTGCGAGTTTGCTTAATGGTCTTTCGAAGAAAAGATCTCGACTATTGAGTAAGGAATATTTGCGAGAATTGCGGGCTAGAGATTCATCTGGACATCCCTTGCCTGGGATTATCATGGTGGGTTCTCATGTGTCTCTTGCTGATGCTCAGATTCGGCGCTTGCTTGAAACACCTAATTGTGAAGGCCTTGAGCTTTCAGTTCGTGATATCGCAAGGTGCTTAGATCAAGCTTGCGCTAGAGATCAACTTCTTTCTGACTTGAAAAAACAATATCTTGACCAAGTGATCAAGATATTGGACATGGGGAAAACACCTGTCCTTTATACAACTCGTGGAGAAGTTGTGTTTAGTTCTATGGAATTAAGGATGGTATTTGGTCAAAAAATTGCTGAATTTATGGGACACTTGGCAGGAATATTGGCTCCAAAAATTGGTTACTTAATTAGTAAAGGTGGCATTACGACATTAACATTACTTTCACAAGGCCTGGAACTTAGCTCGGTATATTTAGAAGGGCAAATCCTGCCAGGTCTTTCGTTGGTAATGCCTTCTGAAGACAAGCTTCATAACTTGCCAGTGGTTACATTTCCTGGCAACTTGGGAGGCCCTGAGACACTTTTTGAGGCTTGGCTTCTAATTGATTCCCTGTGA
- a CDS encoding glycosyltransferase family 2 protein, which yields MTDPLNKPTVEPPKVWVIAACFNEEAAIVRFIERVVALNCVSRLVLVDDGSSDNTVNQIQLWQEKSEQPEAFGKITLIELTRNFGKEAAMLAGLDYAQDNCEAVVIIDSDLQHPPELIFDMVEEWQKGAEIVTAVRDDRDKESPFKVATASWFYKVFNRLVDSIQLIEGAGDYRLLSAPVIKALIQMREFSRFSKGLVPWTGYKSVQLSYMRESRMGGHTSWSPLKLWSYALDGIFSFSDIPLKVWSLLGITVSMCSLFYAGLIIIRTLSDGPDQGAPGYASLIVAILFLGGVQLIGIGVLGDYIGRIYLDAKARPHYFIRSIHVQE from the coding sequence ATGACAGATCCCTTGAATAAGCCAACTGTTGAGCCGCCTAAGGTTTGGGTGATTGCGGCTTGTTTCAATGAAGAAGCGGCGATCGTTCGCTTTATTGAACGTGTAGTTGCTTTAAATTGTGTTAGTCGTTTAGTTTTAGTAGACGACGGTTCGTCTGATAATACTGTTAATCAGATTCAACTTTGGCAGGAGAAATCAGAGCAGCCAGAGGCTTTTGGAAAAATCACCTTGATTGAGTTGACTAGAAATTTTGGGAAAGAGGCTGCAATGCTTGCTGGTTTAGATTATGCGCAGGATAATTGCGAGGCAGTGGTAATAATTGACTCTGACTTGCAGCATCCTCCAGAGTTGATTTTTGATATGGTTGAAGAATGGCAAAAGGGTGCTGAAATTGTTACTGCAGTTAGAGATGATAGAGATAAAGAGTCACCATTTAAAGTCGCTACAGCATCTTGGTTCTATAAAGTATTTAACAGGCTTGTTGATTCAATTCAATTAATTGAGGGTGCAGGGGATTACAGGTTGTTGAGTGCCCCAGTGATTAAGGCCCTTATTCAAATGAGAGAGTTTAGTCGTTTCTCTAAGGGACTAGTTCCTTGGACTGGATATAAAAGTGTTCAGCTTAGTTATATGAGAGAATCTAGGATGGGAGGACATACTTCTTGGAGTCCTTTGAAACTGTGGAGCTACGCTCTTGATGGCATATTTTCGTTTTCTGATATCCCACTTAAGGTATGGAGTTTGCTTGGAATAACTGTTTCAATGTGTAGTCTATTTTATGCTGGACTGATTATTATAAGAACCCTATCTGATGGGCCAGATCAGGGAGCTCCCGGTTATGCTTCTTTAATAGTTGCGATTTTATTTTTAGGTGGGGTTCAGCTCATAGGGATAGGTGTTTTAGGAGATTATATAGGCCGTATTTATCTAGATGCAAAGGCTAGACCTCATTATTTTATTAGGTCAATTCATGTTCAAGAATGA
- a CDS encoding 15,16-dihydrobiliverdin:ferredoxin oxidoreductase produces the protein MFDPLLEELNESILSRGGIEAKIPSDLAEGFSVKGKAFIKSWLWQAPGFRRWRVTRMDAGENLQVLNSVAYPEYKCDQPLLGIDLLWFGTKRKLVAVLDFQPLTQDKDYLDRYYDGLKSIHGRFPELGGNEIMRSFDPHQYFSPWLLFYRGNSQSAINSLKSAFTAFLDCYWMLNQLTLRKPSGFSPEEVKNLHIAYDIYSAERDPAHHLFAGYFGQAWANRFVSEFLFPYSSITQNVTTALDFPSE, from the coding sequence ATGTTCGACCCTTTACTAGAGGAATTAAATGAAAGCATCCTTTCTAGAGGAGGAATAGAGGCGAAAATTCCCTCTGACCTTGCTGAAGGCTTCTCCGTTAAAGGTAAGGCTTTTATAAAGAGTTGGCTGTGGCAAGCCCCAGGGTTTCGAAGGTGGCGCGTAACGAGAATGGACGCTGGAGAGAACCTCCAAGTACTTAATTCGGTTGCTTACCCTGAGTACAAATGTGATCAACCTCTTTTAGGCATAGATCTTTTGTGGTTTGGTACAAAGCGCAAGTTGGTAGCAGTGCTTGATTTTCAACCATTAACCCAAGATAAGGATTATTTGGATCGTTACTATGATGGTCTCAAGTCTATTCATGGACGTTTCCCGGAGTTGGGCGGGAATGAAATAATGCGTTCTTTTGACCCTCATCAATACTTTTCCCCCTGGTTGCTTTTTTATAGGGGGAATAGTCAGTCAGCCATCAATTCTTTGAAGAGTGCTTTTACCGCCTTTCTTGATTGTTATTGGATGTTGAACCAACTAACGTTGAGGAAGCCTTCGGGGTTTTCTCCGGAAGAAGTAAAGAACCTTCATATCGCATATGACATTTATAGTGCTGAACGAGACCCTGCTCATCACTTGTTTGCTGGTTATTTTGGACAGGCTTGGGCCAATCGTTTTGTGAGTGAGTTTTTATTTCCCTATAGCTCAATAACCCAAAATGTAACTACAGCCTTAGACTTTCCCTCTGAATGA
- a CDS encoding FAD-binding oxidoreductase translates to MNNSPQLHARALAPKNVKDIATLLKDFHEEGQSWFPCGRTSRLNWGAPLQATSHPISVRKLNHIIDFAKNDFTITVQAGMSLAELQAELSEESQWLPVDWPWGTEADQKTSTAGTIGGLVARGLSSSLRQRYLGVRDQIIGIGMLRSDGIEAHAGGRVVKNVAGYDLMRLLCGSWGSLGMITEITLRTQPIRQARCCLKAKGELNSLETWRRLLLRSSFSPEYIDWVKSRSNEIGLEIGIASVNMNSLKEQSNRLIRLAEETKISINMLEWNEPQPEHIPNKNSLQEVTWLARIMMPPSEVHKLLKSQELSAIKDWRLRFAAGVGIGDTWQSNSESQTSVETIKLLRDKVHELGGLLTIFVQPKNIEGGPLLCWLDAESKQLIQALKIQFDPKELIAIGRLPGVAG, encoded by the coding sequence GTGAACAACTCTCCTCAACTTCATGCCAGAGCACTGGCACCAAAGAATGTAAAAGACATTGCAACTCTTTTAAAAGATTTTCATGAAGAAGGTCAATCCTGGTTCCCATGTGGTCGAACAAGTCGTCTCAACTGGGGGGCCCCTCTTCAAGCTACATCTCACCCCATAAGCGTTAGAAAACTAAATCACATAATTGATTTTGCAAAAAATGATTTCACAATTACAGTTCAAGCTGGAATGTCTTTAGCAGAGCTTCAGGCTGAACTATCCGAAGAATCTCAATGGCTTCCAGTTGACTGGCCATGGGGCACTGAGGCTGACCAAAAAACATCTACTGCAGGAACTATTGGAGGGTTAGTCGCCCGAGGATTATCTAGTAGTTTGCGTCAAAGATATTTAGGCGTCCGTGATCAAATAATTGGCATAGGGATGCTTCGAAGTGATGGCATTGAAGCTCATGCAGGAGGACGTGTTGTAAAAAATGTTGCGGGCTATGACTTGATGCGATTGCTATGTGGGAGCTGGGGGAGTTTAGGTATGATTACTGAAATCACGTTAAGAACGCAACCCATAAGACAAGCACGTTGCTGCCTCAAGGCGAAAGGAGAACTTAACTCACTGGAAACTTGGAGACGTTTACTTCTTCGTTCATCATTCTCTCCTGAATATATTGATTGGGTTAAAAGTAGATCGAATGAAATTGGGCTAGAAATAGGTATAGCAAGTGTAAATATGAATTCATTAAAAGAACAATCCAACAGACTAATTAGACTTGCAGAAGAAACGAAAATATCTATAAATATGCTTGAATGGAATGAACCACAACCAGAACATATTCCAAATAAAAATTCACTTCAAGAAGTTACTTGGTTAGCCAGAATAATGATGCCTCCGTCAGAAGTTCATAAGCTACTAAAAAGTCAAGAGCTATCTGCAATTAAAGACTGGCGGTTGCGTTTCGCGGCAGGAGTTGGGATAGGAGATACATGGCAAAGCAATTCAGAAAGTCAAACAAGTGTAGAAACAATAAAGCTACTTAGGGATAAAGTTCATGAGCTTGGAGGGTTGCTAACAATATTTGTTCAACCTAAAAATATAGAAGGCGGCCCTTTGTTGTGCTGGTTAGATGCAGAATCAAAGCAGCTGATTCAAGCACTCAAAATTCAATTTGACCCTAAGGAACTCATAGCCATAGGAAGATTACCTGGCGTCGCTGGCTAA
- a CDS encoding ChbG/HpnK family deacetylase: MKITNLSKRLRRYAVVGLGAATTHAICLEFLTHFLPFWASNLTAFVAASVTSYIGHAIYTYQEETSGRQFARRWLIFQFCINSTVSALLPIALSHWQDLPMTKVILVLTPTVLNALIWNKAANFSKRRRRISDVSPRIHADDLGLNTATNEAIFSLAKSGHLDSASLLVNGPSVKDAIEQFNYDTRLELHLHICLTEGPTISAKEEILDLINKEGYLNTSFAKLMWLSILPKQSKKRQAIELQLTQELKAQINTFKQLTHQKQIKLDGHQHIHLTPIVLNILLQNAHELGIHWIRTTSEPWPQGIPLKDLAFIFANGGWLKWIILQALTILAKSKIKKAELETNIAFAGVLCTGRMADKTLSRAWRELRFFSQGKQLTAPLLLAHPSTNLNRKENDLKTKGFYLSQDFFSSEWRRKEWLSLKEFNRS; encoded by the coding sequence ATGAAAATCACCAATCTCTCGAAACGTTTAAGACGCTATGCAGTAGTAGGGCTAGGGGCAGCAACAACTCATGCAATTTGCCTAGAGTTTCTAACTCACTTCCTACCATTCTGGGCAAGTAATCTAACTGCATTTGTAGCTGCTTCTGTCACCAGCTACATAGGTCATGCGATCTACACATATCAAGAGGAGACATCTGGGAGACAATTCGCACGTAGGTGGTTAATTTTTCAATTTTGTATCAATTCGACGGTAAGTGCATTGCTCCCAATCGCACTAAGTCATTGGCAAGACTTGCCAATGACAAAAGTAATTCTTGTATTAACCCCAACAGTTTTAAATGCATTAATATGGAATAAAGCCGCAAATTTTAGTAAAAGGCGCAGAAGGATTAGCGATGTCTCACCAAGAATACATGCTGACGATCTTGGGCTAAATACTGCTACAAATGAAGCAATATTTTCCCTTGCAAAATCTGGGCACCTAGATAGTGCCAGCTTACTTGTAAATGGACCTTCGGTTAAAGATGCTATTGAACAATTCAATTATGACACTCGGCTTGAGCTCCATCTGCACATATGCCTAACAGAAGGTCCAACAATATCTGCTAAAGAAGAAATCTTAGATTTAATAAATAAAGAAGGTTATCTAAATACATCTTTTGCTAAATTGATGTGGTTATCAATATTGCCTAAGCAGTCAAAAAAACGACAAGCAATAGAACTTCAGCTAACCCAGGAACTTAAAGCTCAAATCAATACTTTCAAGCAACTAACTCATCAGAAACAGATAAAATTAGATGGTCATCAACACATTCATCTGACACCAATTGTTCTAAATATTCTTCTACAAAATGCACATGAGTTAGGCATACATTGGATACGCACAACATCAGAGCCATGGCCTCAGGGAATTCCCTTAAAAGACTTAGCGTTTATATTTGCCAATGGTGGATGGTTGAAATGGATAATACTCCAAGCACTTACGATACTTGCTAAGTCAAAGATAAAAAAAGCAGAGTTAGAGACAAATATTGCCTTCGCCGGAGTTCTTTGCACTGGAAGAATGGCCGATAAGACTCTAAGTAGAGCCTGGAGAGAACTCAGGTTTTTCTCTCAGGGGAAACAACTAACTGCTCCGTTGTTGCTGGCTCACCCATCCACTAATTTAAACAGAAAAGAAAATGATTTGAAAACAAAAGGATTCTATCTTTCCCAAGATTTCTTTTCATCTGAATGGAGAAGGAAGGAGTGGTTATCACTAAAAGAATTTAATAGAAGCTAG